In Colwellia sp. PAMC 20917, a single genomic region encodes these proteins:
- the tadA gene encoding tRNA adenosine(34) deaminase TadA has translation MDSEAQQALDQVFMQRAFELAQQAETINEIPVGAVVVANNQVISEGYNQSITLNDPSAHAEMVAIRRAGLALQNYRLLDCTLYVTLEPCPMCAGLLVHSRIKRVVYATPDLKTGAAGSAFNLLSDEKHNHQIVLSCGIMAEQCSQLLSAFFKRRRAEKKALKQQAKLVQK, from the coding sequence ATGGATAGTGAAGCACAACAAGCATTAGACCAAGTGTTTATGCAACGAGCTTTTGAGCTTGCCCAACAAGCAGAAACGATTAACGAAATCCCCGTTGGTGCTGTGGTTGTCGCTAATAATCAAGTGATAAGTGAAGGCTACAATCAATCGATTACACTTAACGACCCATCAGCCCACGCTGAAATGGTTGCGATACGCCGAGCTGGCTTAGCTTTACAAAACTACCGTCTGCTCGACTGTACGCTCTATGTAACATTGGAGCCTTGCCCAATGTGTGCTGGTTTATTGGTACATAGCCGAATTAAACGCGTGGTGTACGCGACACCAGACTTAAAAACAGGCGCTGCAGGTAGTGCCTTTAATTTATTGTCTGATGAAAAGCATAATCATCAAATTGTGCTGTCTTGTGGCATAATGGCAGAACAGTGTAGCCAATTACTGTCTGCTTTTTTTAAACGCCGCAGAGCTGAGAAAAAAGCGCTAAAACAGCAAGCGAAGTTAGTACAAAAATAA
- a CDS encoding lytic transglycosylase domain-containing protein, with translation MKLSCGLLFLFMCFTHHVIAEDSVRVYQYQSEKGISSFSDIPPSTSSYQQVSIGCFACKLNAMVNWHNTRLFIDHFRTTINQQAKLYKIDPALILAVIHAESHFDPQALSKTGAQGLMQLMPATAKALGVRNSFDAKQNISAGSKHLARLIRKYGGNITLVSAAYNAGEGAVKRYNGVPPFPETEIYVERVKILHQRYLTHITTSPFFVPTN, from the coding sequence TTGAAATTATCTTGCGGCTTATTGTTCCTATTTATGTGCTTCACTCATCATGTCATTGCAGAAGATAGTGTGAGAGTTTACCAATATCAATCAGAAAAAGGCATCAGCTCTTTTTCTGATATTCCCCCTAGTACCTCAAGTTATCAACAGGTCAGCATAGGTTGCTTTGCCTGTAAACTTAACGCTATGGTTAACTGGCATAACACGCGCTTATTTATTGATCATTTCAGAACAACCATTAATCAACAAGCAAAACTTTATAAAATAGACCCTGCCCTTATTCTTGCGGTCATTCATGCCGAATCACACTTTGACCCACAGGCTTTGTCTAAAACTGGCGCACAAGGGCTCATGCAGTTAATGCCGGCAACAGCTAAAGCGTTAGGCGTTAGGAATTCATTCGATGCTAAACAAAATATTAGCGCAGGCAGTAAACATTTAGCACGTTTAATAAGAAAGTACGGTGGTAATATTACGTTAGTTTCAGCGGCCTATAACGCAGGCGAAGGTGCTGTTAAAAGGTATAACGGCGTGCCCCCTTTCCCTGAAACTGAAATTTATGTTGAACGGGTAAAAATTTTACATCAGCGCTATTTAACCCACATCACCACTTCGCCCTTTTTTGTACCAACGAATTAA
- a CDS encoding MarR family winged helix-turn-helix transcriptional regulator, with translation MLKARGTLITISARNKAFRLTKEIAEPLDLTKHLPFRVAVVSNLLALNRDWKIRELCDLEPREMRVLLNIGSYMPIKSADIAYQSRIDSYNVSRAVKALDKKGLIDIRRDEKSKNIKILALNDQGKALYQQLTTAMELRSKELESVLTADETSAFYNTLSKIEDKVEQLLAKQALTKIAQGEDAPGDQKELIRWYKKGRSGDVG, from the coding sequence ATTTTAAAAGCCCGAGGTACTCTCATTACTATATCTGCCAGAAATAAAGCGTTTAGACTAACGAAAGAAATAGCTGAACCCTTAGATTTAACCAAGCACTTACCGTTTAGAGTCGCAGTTGTTAGCAATTTACTCGCTTTAAATCGTGACTGGAAAATTCGTGAACTCTGTGATCTAGAACCCAGAGAAATGCGCGTTCTATTAAATATTGGCTCATACATGCCGATTAAATCAGCGGACATTGCTTATCAATCTCGTATTGATTCTTATAATGTTAGTCGTGCAGTAAAAGCATTAGATAAAAAAGGTTTAATCGACATTCGTCGAGATGAAAAAAGTAAAAACATTAAAATTTTAGCCCTAAATGACCAAGGTAAGGCATTATATCAACAGCTTACTACCGCGATGGAGTTGCGTTCAAAAGAGCTTGAAAGTGTTTTAACCGCTGATGAAACTAGTGCTTTTTATAATACGCTCAGTAAAATTGAAGATAAAGTTGAACAATTACTAGCGAAACAAGCGCTCACTAAAATAGCACAAGGTGAAGATGCTCCTGGCGATCAAAAAGAATTAATTCGTTGGTACAAAAAAGGGCGAAGTGGTGATGTGGGTTAA
- a CDS encoding nitroreductase family protein, with protein sequence MQDHDSSPLTDYIEYPVEEMRLRSENFYLDIKRRHSIRSFSDRPVSKEIIENCIKAAATAPSGANHQPWHFVAVHSSDIKKKIREQAEFHERGFYEGRAGEEWLGALKALGTDANKPYLENAPWLIAIFSQKKGGISSTEKNTNYYVHESVGIATGFLINALHTSGLVTLTHTPKPMSFLSKVCGRPENDRAYMLLITGYPSEDATVPEHALVKKPLNEIATFL encoded by the coding sequence ATGCAAGATCATGACTCAAGCCCGCTCACCGATTACATTGAATACCCCGTTGAAGAAATGCGCTTGCGTTCTGAAAACTTCTACTTGGATATAAAACGTCGCCATAGCATTCGCAGCTTTAGCGATCGCCCTGTGTCTAAAGAGATTATAGAAAACTGTATAAAAGCGGCTGCAACGGCGCCAAGTGGTGCTAATCATCAACCTTGGCACTTTGTCGCTGTGCATAGTAGCGATATAAAAAAGAAAATTAGAGAACAGGCTGAATTTCATGAACGAGGCTTTTATGAAGGCCGAGCCGGTGAAGAGTGGCTAGGTGCTTTAAAAGCGCTCGGCACAGATGCTAATAAACCTTACTTAGAAAATGCACCATGGCTTATCGCCATATTCAGCCAAAAGAAAGGTGGCATAAGTTCAACAGAGAAAAACACTAACTATTATGTTCATGAATCTGTTGGGATCGCGACGGGCTTTTTAATTAATGCCTTACATACCTCTGGTTTAGTGACGCTAACCCATACACCAAAACCTATGTCTTTTTTAAGTAAAGTGTGTGGACGTCCAGAAAATGATCGCGCTTATATGTTACTTATTACCGGCTATCCAAGCGAAGATGCTACTGTGCCTGAGCATGCTTTAGTTAAAAAACCACTGAATGAAATTGCGACTTTTTTGTAG
- a CDS encoding universal stress protein: protein MDSFSNILTLVKPRTSDLISLKKSILLAKNNHARVTVLATKEKPSRYQRWLNHKTTTELGNEEQINSLIHLAELEGISINYKICEERDQFITLKKQLKENQYDLVVAENLKKAPHLWTFEQAEYTHLLRVSDTSVLFVGDHQWLNNGNVLAAIETEENTVTHKTFNNEIIEKSSDLAKLLMSDIHLFNCYLESCSVSFQPMNSMKQSKNHLDHLTSFVKPYHFKGENLHVEEGLADDIIPSLANKYNANVVVMGYGEHQGWLSRIKGHTLDYVLNNLHCDLLALKQSNNHANKPHH from the coding sequence ATGGATAGCTTCTCAAATATATTAACGCTAGTTAAACCTAGAACGAGCGATTTAATTTCACTAAAAAAATCGATACTTTTGGCTAAAAATAATCACGCTCGCGTCACTGTTTTAGCAACAAAAGAAAAACCTTCTCGCTATCAACGCTGGCTTAATCATAAAACAACGACTGAGTTAGGCAATGAAGAGCAAATTAATAGCTTAATTCATCTTGCCGAACTAGAAGGTATTTCTATTAACTATAAAATATGCGAGGAGCGCGATCAATTTATCACGCTAAAAAAGCAACTAAAGGAAAATCAGTATGACTTGGTGGTAGCAGAGAACCTAAAAAAAGCACCACACCTTTGGACGTTTGAACAAGCAGAGTATACGCATTTATTACGTGTTTCAGATACGTCAGTTTTATTCGTTGGTGACCATCAATGGTTAAATAATGGCAATGTACTAGCGGCTATTGAAACAGAGGAAAATACCGTAACGCATAAAACATTTAATAATGAAATTATTGAAAAATCATCTGATTTAGCAAAACTATTAATGAGTGATATTCATTTGTTTAATTGTTATTTAGAAAGTTGCAGTGTTTCCTTTCAGCCAATGAACTCAATGAAACAATCTAAAAATCATTTAGATCATCTGACATCATTCGTTAAACCCTATCATTTTAAAGGTGAAAATTTACACGTTGAGGAAGGGTTAGCCGATGATATTATTCCATCTTTAGCAAATAAATATAATGCCAATGTTGTGGTTATGGGATATGGGGAACACCAAGGATGGTTATCTAGAATTAAAGGTCACACGCTTGATTATGTTTTAAATAACTTACATTGTGACTTGTTAGCATTAAAGCAATCTAATAACCATGCAAATAAACCACACCACTGA
- the purL gene encoding phosphoribosylformylglycinamidine synthase, whose product MKTLRGAPALSDFRVKKLLAQCAELELPVTDIYAEFTHFAHISADLSDEEFQVLQQLLKYGPNIEEHEPVGLFLLVTPRPGTISPWSSKSTDIAHNCGLAKVNRLERGIAYYITGKPLDAKQQAQLNHLISDRMMETVFTEMSATTALFATAEPSELTVIDIENGGKNALMAANVELGLALAEDEVNYLFENFTKLGRNPHDIELYMFAQANSEHCRHKIFNADWTIDGVKQPKSLFKMIRNTHEINPDFVLSAYKDNAAVMVGNKGGRFFPNPATNVYSYHHEDIQILMKVETHNHPTAISPYPGAATGSGGEIRDEGATGIGSKPKAGLVGFSVSNLRIPNFVQPWETDFGKPDRIVSALDIMLEGPLGGAAFNNEFGRPAILGYFRTYEEEVNSFNGSEVRGYHKPIMLAGGLGNIRDEHVQKREIIVGAHLIALGGPAMNIGLGGGAASSMASGQSAENLDFASVQRENPEMERRCQEVIDKCWQLGEDNPIAFIHDVGAGGLSNAFPELVSDGGRGGVFELRNVPNDERSMAPHEIWCNESQERYVIAVSDKNLATFEQICLRERAPFSVVGRATEEEHLTVTDAHFSGNAKCDTPIDLPLEVLLGKTPKIFKDVTTAKAAGDVFSLTDISLADAADRILSLPTVAEKTFLITIGDRSVTGMVNRDQMVGPWQVPVADCGVTASALDSYHGEAMSLGERTPVALLNFGASARLAVAESLTNIAGTDIGDLNRIKLSANWMSPAGHPGEDAGLYEAVKAIGEELCPALGLTIPVGKDSMSMKTKWEDNGEEKSVTSPMSLIITAFGVVEDIRKTVTPELRIDQGETRLVAIDLSKGKKRLGGSCLAQVYKHLGNETPDVDCPETLKGFFNAMQTLVRDEKLIAYHDISDGGLFTTVVEMAFAGHTGVDIDLTKLSSVSGNDIDVLFNEELGAVIQIRESDVAAIDAILAAHGILDCCTDIGRINNEDTLRFSRDGKVVLENSRTYYRTVWAQTTYRMQSLRDNPECAQQEHDVKYDTEDPGLHAELTFDINEDIVAKLIAQDSLQGTNPKIAILREQGVNSHVEMAAAFDRAGFVAIDVHMSDILSGRADLADFNGLVACGGFSYGDVLGAGEGWAKSILFKKDAKAMFKAFFERQDTFTLGVCNGCQMLSNLKEIIPGSAAWPHFVQNKSERFEARFSLVEIQESPSVLFKGMSGSRMPIAVSHGEGHAEFSSEDAIGAANDSGTVSMRYVDNYGQVTETYPANPNGSPDGITALTTTDGRVTIMMPHPERVFRTVANSWHPDEWQEDSPWVRMFRNARAFIG is encoded by the coding sequence ATGAAAACCCTTCGCGGCGCTCCTGCTCTTTCAGACTTTCGAGTTAAAAAGTTATTGGCTCAATGCGCTGAATTAGAACTTCCTGTGACAGATATTTACGCTGAATTCACACACTTTGCACATATTTCAGCTGATCTTAGCGACGAAGAGTTTCAAGTTTTACAGCAACTTCTTAAGTATGGACCAAACATTGAAGAACATGAACCTGTTGGTCTGTTTTTATTGGTTACTCCGCGTCCGGGTACTATTTCTCCTTGGTCTTCAAAATCAACAGATATCGCTCATAATTGTGGTCTAGCGAAAGTTAACCGTTTAGAACGAGGTATTGCTTACTATATTACCGGTAAACCTTTGGATGCAAAGCAGCAGGCTCAGCTCAATCATTTAATTTCAGATCGAATGATGGAAACGGTCTTTACTGAGATGTCAGCAACTACTGCGCTTTTTGCGACGGCTGAACCCAGTGAGTTAACCGTTATAGATATTGAAAATGGTGGTAAAAACGCATTAATGGCTGCCAACGTCGAATTAGGCTTAGCGCTAGCAGAAGATGAAGTAAATTATTTATTCGAAAACTTTACCAAATTAGGTAGAAACCCTCACGACATCGAACTCTACATGTTTGCTCAAGCAAACTCTGAACATTGTCGTCATAAAATATTCAATGCGGATTGGACTATTGATGGCGTTAAACAGCCGAAGTCGCTGTTTAAAATGATCCGTAATACCCATGAAATAAACCCTGACTTTGTTTTAAGTGCCTATAAAGATAATGCTGCTGTTATGGTTGGTAATAAGGGCGGTCGTTTCTTCCCTAATCCAGCAACCAACGTTTATAGTTATCATCACGAAGACATTCAAATTTTAATGAAAGTTGAAACGCATAATCACCCAACAGCTATTTCTCCTTACCCTGGAGCAGCAACAGGCTCAGGTGGTGAAATTCGTGATGAAGGCGCGACAGGTATTGGTTCTAAGCCCAAAGCAGGTTTAGTGGGCTTTTCAGTATCAAATTTACGCATTCCTAATTTTGTTCAACCCTGGGAAACTGATTTTGGTAAACCAGATCGTATTGTTTCAGCATTAGACATTATGTTGGAAGGTCCTTTAGGCGGAGCGGCATTTAATAATGAATTTGGTCGTCCAGCTATCTTAGGTTATTTCCGTACTTACGAAGAAGAAGTTAACTCGTTTAATGGCTCAGAGGTTCGTGGTTACCATAAACCCATCATGCTAGCCGGTGGATTGGGTAATATTCGTGACGAACATGTACAAAAGCGTGAAATTATTGTTGGTGCTCACTTAATCGCACTCGGTGGTCCGGCAATGAATATCGGTTTAGGTGGCGGGGCAGCATCATCAATGGCTTCTGGCCAATCAGCCGAGAACCTTGATTTTGCTTCTGTGCAACGTGAAAATCCTGAAATGGAACGTCGTTGCCAAGAAGTTATCGATAAGTGTTGGCAGCTTGGCGAAGACAACCCTATCGCTTTTATTCATGATGTTGGCGCAGGTGGTTTATCAAATGCATTTCCTGAATTAGTGTCTGATGGCGGACGTGGCGGTGTTTTTGAACTGCGTAATGTTCCTAATGATGAACGTAGCATGGCTCCTCATGAAATCTGGTGTAACGAATCTCAAGAACGTTATGTTATTGCGGTATCAGACAAGAATTTAGCAACTTTTGAACAAATATGTCTTCGTGAACGCGCACCATTTTCCGTAGTTGGGCGTGCTACCGAAGAAGAACACTTAACGGTTACTGATGCACATTTTTCTGGTAATGCGAAATGCGATACCCCGATTGATTTGCCGCTTGAAGTCTTATTAGGTAAAACGCCTAAAATATTTAAAGATGTCACCACAGCTAAAGCAGCGGGTGATGTGTTCTCTTTAACGGACATTAGCTTAGCAGATGCCGCGGACCGCATATTATCATTACCGACAGTTGCAGAAAAAACGTTCCTGATCACCATTGGCGATCGCTCGGTAACGGGTATGGTTAATCGTGATCAAATGGTTGGTCCTTGGCAAGTACCTGTCGCCGATTGTGGTGTTACCGCCTCTGCGCTTGACTCTTACCATGGTGAAGCGATGTCTTTAGGTGAACGTACACCGGTCGCATTATTAAACTTTGGCGCTTCTGCTCGCTTAGCAGTCGCTGAATCACTAACTAATATTGCCGGTACAGATATCGGTGATTTAAATCGTATTAAATTGTCTGCTAACTGGATGTCACCCGCAGGTCACCCAGGTGAAGATGCTGGTTTATACGAAGCGGTTAAAGCCATTGGCGAAGAACTTTGTCCTGCACTTGGCTTAACTATTCCGGTTGGCAAAGACTCAATGTCAATGAAAACCAAATGGGAAGATAACGGCGAAGAAAAATCAGTCACTTCACCTATGTCATTAATCATTACTGCTTTTGGTGTTGTTGAAGATATTCGAAAAACAGTCACTCCTGAGTTAAGAATAGATCAAGGCGAGACTCGACTTGTAGCTATTGATTTATCAAAAGGTAAAAAGCGCTTAGGTGGCTCATGTTTAGCACAGGTTTATAAGCATTTGGGTAATGAAACCCCCGATGTAGATTGTCCTGAAACCTTAAAAGGCTTCTTTAATGCTATGCAAACCTTGGTTCGTGATGAAAAGCTTATTGCTTATCACGATATTTCTGATGGTGGTTTATTCACAACTGTCGTTGAAATGGCTTTTGCTGGTCACACCGGTGTTGATATTGATTTAACAAAATTAAGCTCAGTTTCAGGTAATGACATTGACGTATTGTTTAATGAAGAGCTCGGCGCTGTTATTCAAATTCGTGAAAGCGATGTTGCAGCCATTGATGCTATTTTAGCGGCTCATGGAATTTTAGATTGTTGTACTGATATCGGCCGCATTAATAACGAAGATACGCTTCGCTTTAGCCGTGATGGCAAAGTAGTACTTGAAAATTCTCGTACTTACTATCGTACCGTCTGGGCACAAACCACCTACAGAATGCAGTCACTACGTGATAACCCTGAATGTGCTCAACAAGAACATGATGTTAAGTACGATACCGAAGACCCAGGTTTACATGCTGAGCTTACTTTTGATATTAATGAGGATATTGTTGCTAAGTTAATTGCACAAGATTCATTGCAGGGCACTAACCCTAAAATTGCGATATTGCGTGAGCAGGGCGTTAACTCTCATGTTGAAATGGCGGCCGCTTTTGACCGTGCTGGTTTTGTTGCCATTGACGTGCATATGTCTGATATTTTATCAGGACGTGCCGATTTAGCTGACTTTAACGGTTTAGTCGCTTGTGGTGGTTTCTCTTACGGCGATGTATTAGGTGCTGGTGAAGGTTGGGCAAAATCTATCTTGTTTAAGAAAGATGCTAAAGCCATGTTCAAAGCCTTTTTCGAACGCCAAGATACTTTTACTTTAGGTGTTTGTAATGGTTGTCAGATGTTATCTAACCTGAAAGAAATTATTCCAGGTTCAGCTGCGTGGCCACATTTCGTACAAAACAAATCTGAACGTTTTGAAGCACGTTTCTCATTAGTTGAAATTCAAGAAAGCCCTTCAGTATTATTTAAAGGCATGTCAGGTTCTCGTATGCCGATTGCTGTTTCTCATGGTGAAGGTCATGCAGAATTTAGTTCTGAAGATGCTATTGGCGCAGCTAATGATTCTGGTACGGTTTCAATGCGTTATGTTGATAACTATGGTCAAGTTACTGAAACTTACCCAGCTAACCCGAATGGCTCGCCAGACGGTATTACCGCTCTAACCACGACAGACGGCCGCGTTACCATTATGATGCCACACCCTGAACGTGTGTTTAGAACGGTTGCTAACTCATGGCACCCAGATGAATGGCAAGAAGACTCACCTTGGGTACGTATGTTCCGTAATGCGCGTGCTTTTATTGGTTAA
- the mltF gene encoding membrane-bound lytic murein transglycosylase MltF, whose amino-acid sequence MNFKIVKKISKFVSVFFLSTFLLFGCQPTENNASLQRIIERGYIKVGTIYGLTSYYLEAEDAAGFEYELVKNYADSLGVELKVVPSYSLEELFDKLDSGQVDILAAGLAVTEKRRQKYNFSPSYDDISQKLVFKQGGIRPRDIEDLTGNLLIMAHSSHEENLIQLKNSHRDLTWQISDEFDSEELLLKVLSEEIDYTIIDSNTLAVNRRYYPEISIGFTIKKPQPLAWAVRKNNDQSIYASLVEFFGKVHHDGTLLALNDKYYGHVEEFNYVDTRMFIKAVEGKLPQYQPLFLKYSQEIDWRLLAAISYQESHWEPHARSYTGVRGMMMLTLPTAKQMGIKSRLDAEQSIRGGAKYFKQMIDRMPDRVPFPDRLWFALASYNIGLGHLNDARKITEKQGGDPDRWVEVKDRLPLLKQKKYYKPTRYGYARGDEAVNYVENIRRYYDTLTWMDNKSRENVLPQPLETEAIAIIE is encoded by the coding sequence ATGAATTTTAAAATAGTTAAAAAAATCAGCAAGTTTGTAAGTGTATTCTTCTTGAGTACTTTTTTGCTATTCGGCTGTCAGCCAACAGAAAATAATGCCAGTTTGCAGCGAATAATTGAGCGTGGCTATATTAAGGTCGGTACTATTTATGGCTTAACCAGTTATTATCTAGAAGCTGAAGATGCTGCAGGTTTTGAATATGAGCTGGTAAAAAATTATGCAGACTCATTAGGTGTTGAATTAAAAGTAGTGCCTAGCTACAGCCTTGAAGAACTTTTTGATAAATTAGATAGCGGCCAAGTCGATATATTAGCAGCCGGCTTAGCGGTAACCGAAAAAAGACGTCAAAAATATAATTTCTCTCCTAGTTATGATGATATCAGCCAAAAACTTGTTTTTAAACAAGGTGGCATTCGACCTCGTGACATAGAAGATTTAACGGGGAATTTACTGATCATGGCGCATTCAAGCCATGAAGAAAATCTTATTCAATTAAAAAATAGCCATCGTGACTTAACTTGGCAAATCAGCGATGAATTTGATAGTGAAGAATTATTACTGAAAGTATTATCAGAAGAAATTGACTACACCATTATCGACAGCAATACCCTAGCAGTTAATCGCCGCTATTATCCTGAAATCAGCATTGGCTTTACCATAAAAAAACCACAACCTTTGGCTTGGGCAGTTAGAAAAAATAATGACCAATCAATCTATGCCAGTCTTGTTGAGTTTTTTGGCAAAGTACATCACGACGGTACATTATTAGCACTTAATGACAAATATTATGGTCATGTTGAAGAGTTTAATTATGTTGATACCCGCATGTTTATTAAAGCGGTTGAAGGTAAGCTGCCTCAATACCAACCCCTCTTTCTAAAGTATAGCCAAGAGATTGACTGGCGATTGTTGGCCGCGATTAGTTATCAAGAATCTCATTGGGAACCTCACGCACGTTCTTATACGGGTGTGCGTGGTATGATGATGTTAACTTTGCCAACGGCTAAGCAAATGGGTATTAAAAGTCGCTTAGATGCTGAACAAAGTATTCGTGGTGGTGCTAAATACTTTAAACAAATGATCGATAGAATGCCCGATAGAGTGCCTTTCCCCGACCGTTTATGGTTTGCTCTTGCCTCATATAATATTGGTTTAGGCCATTTAAATGACGCACGAAAAATAACAGAAAAACAAGGTGGCGATCCTGATCGCTGGGTAGAGGTTAAAGATCGCTTACCATTACTAAAACAAAAAAAATATTACAAACCAACTCGATACGGTTATGCCCGTGGTGATGAAGCGGTAAATTATGTTGAAAATATCAGACGTTACTACGACACCTTGACTTGGATGGATAATAAATCAAGAGAAAATGTTCTTCCTCAACCGTTGGAAACTGAAGCAATCGCTATAATAGAATAA
- a CDS encoding carboxymuconolactone decarboxylase family protein, with protein MALVEPLAGDENENIAELARFFNETLGFCPNSVLTMQRRPAIAKAFISLNIAVMANEGRVTAEQKRLVGYITSANTGCRYCEAHTILAAERYGGTDQRLADIWSFRTSDSYSKAEKAAFEFALAASSVPNAVDDSISGELHKYWDNGEIIEILSVISLFGFLNRWNDSMGTTMETGAVDAGNRLLNESTWTQGKHT; from the coding sequence ATGGCGTTAGTTGAGCCACTTGCTGGCGATGAAAATGAAAACATTGCTGAGCTTGCCCGTTTCTTTAATGAAACGTTAGGTTTTTGTCCGAATAGTGTGCTGACCATGCAACGGCGACCAGCTATAGCTAAGGCATTTATTAGTTTAAATATTGCTGTAATGGCAAATGAAGGTAGAGTAACCGCTGAACAAAAGCGTTTGGTGGGCTATATAACCAGTGCTAATACAGGTTGTCGATATTGCGAGGCACATACAATTTTAGCGGCAGAGCGCTATGGTGGAACTGACCAAAGATTAGCTGATATTTGGTCTTTTCGAACCAGTGATAGCTACAGTAAAGCGGAGAAAGCAGCGTTTGAATTTGCGCTTGCGGCTTCAAGTGTACCTAATGCTGTTGACGATAGTATATCTGGCGAACTACATAAATACTGGGATAACGGTGAAATTATTGAAATCCTTAGCGTTATATCTTTATTTGGCTTTTTAAATCGTTGGAATGACTCTATGGGGACAACCATGGAAACAGGGGCTGTTGATGCAGGTAATCGGCTATTGAACGAGTCAACATGGACTCAAGGTAAACATACTTAA
- a CDS encoding substrate-binding periplasmic protein translates to MKKYILLVLLLIVNSPAHTAPSRDYAVGWELWYPYQYHNKKQELVGLDFDIFNAIIKETNFKVTFTELPWKRHLQYIKTGKMDMAMGASYTLEREENAYFSLPYRLEKVNLFVKKGMADKIKLETLADLANSNYMIGVEGGYFYGEEFQKLITTKDFQSHINNVIDLEQNVALLLKGHIDGFLVDPVTMKVFSEKYFLQDEFEMHSLKIYQDNIHIMLSRESCTIETLNLINKAITKLKQSGEIAKIINRWTANNQ, encoded by the coding sequence ATGAAAAAATATATACTCTTAGTTCTATTATTGATTGTAAATAGTCCTGCTCACACTGCTCCTTCAAGAGATTATGCGGTTGGTTGGGAGTTATGGTATCCCTATCAATATCACAATAAAAAACAAGAACTTGTTGGTTTAGATTTCGATATTTTCAATGCGATTATTAAAGAAACTAATTTCAAGGTAACCTTCACTGAACTGCCTTGGAAAAGACATTTACAATACATAAAAACAGGCAAAATGGATATGGCGATGGGTGCATCCTATACGCTTGAACGAGAAGAAAACGCCTATTTTTCTCTACCTTATCGTCTTGAGAAAGTTAATCTTTTTGTCAAAAAAGGCATGGCTGATAAAATTAAGCTCGAGACATTAGCTGATCTGGCTAATTCTAATTATATGATTGGTGTTGAAGGGGGATATTTTTATGGTGAGGAATTTCAAAAACTTATTACAACCAAAGACTTTCAAAGCCATATTAATAACGTTATCGACCTAGAGCAAAATGTAGCACTATTGCTAAAAGGTCACATCGACGGATTTTTGGTCGACCCTGTAACGATGAAAGTTTTCTCTGAAAAATACTTTTTGCAAGATGAGTTTGAGATGCACTCATTAAAAATATACCAAGATAATATTCATATTATGTTAAGCCGTGAATCCTGTACTATTGAAACCCTTAATCTTATTAATAAAGCCATTACCAAATTAAAACAAAGTGGCGAAATTGCTAAAATAATTAACCGCTGGACAGCAAACAATCAGTAA